In Nicotiana tabacum cultivar K326 chromosome 17, ASM71507v2, whole genome shotgun sequence, one DNA window encodes the following:
- the LOC142171637 gene encoding uncharacterized protein At2g34460, chloroplastic-like isoform X1, with the protein MMEGSTIKEENEAGISISQKKKIFVAGATGNTGKRIVEQLLAKGFAVKAGVRNVDKAKSILPEANPLLQIVKADVTEGSAKLTDAIGDDSDAVICATGFQPSLNLLTPWKVDNFGTVNLVDACQKLGIDRFILISSILVNGAAMGQLFNPVYIILNVMGLVLVAKLQAERYIRKSGINYTIIRPGGLKNDPPQGNIVMQPEDTLFRGSISRDQVAEVAVEALLHPESHYKVVEIVAGTDIPKRPFEELFGSIKQQ; encoded by the exons ATG ATGGAAGGAAGTACAATCAAGGAGGAAAATGAAGCGGGTATCAGTATCAgtcagaagaagaaaatatttgtagctggtgcaactggaaATACTGGGAAGAGAATTGTTGAGCAGCTTTTGGCTAAAGGTTTTGCTGTTAAGGCCGGGGTTCGTAATGTTGACAAGGCTAAGTCTATCTTACCTGAAGCAAACCCTCTTCTTCAAATT GTGAAAGCAGATGTGACAGAGGGATCAGCTAAACTTACCGATGCTATTGGTGATGATTCAGATGCTGTAATATGTGCTACAGGCTTCCAGCCTTCATTGAACTTGTTGACACCTTGGAAG GTTGATAATTTTGGCACAGTGAACCTTGTGGATGCATGTCAAAAACTTGGTATTGATAGGTTCATCCTTATAAGTTCAATTCTCGTCAATGGGGCTGCAATGGGTCAGTTGTTCAATCCAGTTTATATAATCCTTAATGTTATGGGACTCGTATTGGTAgcaaagcttcaagctgagagaTACATACGTAAATCTGGCATCAACTACACAATTATTAGGCCTGGTGGGCTAAAAAACGATCCACCACAAGGGAATATAGTCATGCAACCAGAG GACACCCTTTTTCGAGGCTCAATATCCAGAGATCAGGTAGCTGAAGTTGCAGTCGAGGCATTACTCCATCCAGAATCTCATTATAAAGTCGTGGAGATAGTGGCAGGTACTGACATCCCTAAACGTCCATTCGAGGAGCTCTTCGGTTCAATAAAACAGCAGTGA
- the LOC142171637 gene encoding uncharacterized protein At2g34460, chloroplastic-like isoform X2: MEGSTIKEENEAGISISQKKKIFVAGATGNTGKRIVEQLLAKGFAVKAGVRNVDKAKSILPEANPLLQIVKADVTEGSAKLTDAIGDDSDAVICATGFQPSLNLLTPWKVDNFGTVNLVDACQKLGIDRFILISSILVNGAAMGQLFNPVYIILNVMGLVLVAKLQAERYIRKSGINYTIIRPGGLKNDPPQGNIVMQPEDTLFRGSISRDQVAEVAVEALLHPESHYKVVEIVAGTDIPKRPFEELFGSIKQQ, encoded by the exons ATGGAAGGAAGTACAATCAAGGAGGAAAATGAAGCGGGTATCAGTATCAgtcagaagaagaaaatatttgtagctggtgcaactggaaATACTGGGAAGAGAATTGTTGAGCAGCTTTTGGCTAAAGGTTTTGCTGTTAAGGCCGGGGTTCGTAATGTTGACAAGGCTAAGTCTATCTTACCTGAAGCAAACCCTCTTCTTCAAATT GTGAAAGCAGATGTGACAGAGGGATCAGCTAAACTTACCGATGCTATTGGTGATGATTCAGATGCTGTAATATGTGCTACAGGCTTCCAGCCTTCATTGAACTTGTTGACACCTTGGAAG GTTGATAATTTTGGCACAGTGAACCTTGTGGATGCATGTCAAAAACTTGGTATTGATAGGTTCATCCTTATAAGTTCAATTCTCGTCAATGGGGCTGCAATGGGTCAGTTGTTCAATCCAGTTTATATAATCCTTAATGTTATGGGACTCGTATTGGTAgcaaagcttcaagctgagagaTACATACGTAAATCTGGCATCAACTACACAATTATTAGGCCTGGTGGGCTAAAAAACGATCCACCACAAGGGAATATAGTCATGCAACCAGAG GACACCCTTTTTCGAGGCTCAATATCCAGAGATCAGGTAGCTGAAGTTGCAGTCGAGGCATTACTCCATCCAGAATCTCATTATAAAGTCGTGGAGATAGTGGCAGGTACTGACATCCCTAAACGTCCATTCGAGGAGCTCTTCGGTTCAATAAAACAGCAGTGA